From the Microplitis mediator isolate UGA2020A chromosome 6, iyMicMedi2.1, whole genome shotgun sequence genome, one window contains:
- the LOC130670035 gene encoding uncharacterized protein LOC130670035 produces MIVDQFIITAVFLVSLEVANGEILSLFPDENKTIVFDYYGDVKAGLSSPAYASQFSMKGKFHITRYVSDINLENAYILTLKNATAGLQNGKAEYFEHTKFFTALQEAAKIIEEPFLVIFKQSGELTGVKFSEHESVWSKNIKFAWASMFQLNLNNLSLELPIKTYAYTTREKTLHGECSTSYDINAKYPGFNETQTLVVTKFASPMDCGQFNTKVFDYVETEMCSGHKKEVIDISSRKVYEIEKKGATLSLQKVIAHGGIHYDPDSIRSNTFFVLSNASFVLEKVVPSTEFPWTAANFDNAALITDWSYQTPKTHYAQNADFDVTNGRHVVNQTTLINEVKQLLNDAINYLEENPIEAKEPNWQLSKSVIRIREHLSYAEISSYEKIFAEIENPTTHHEKVIKNLFVGIVSQVGTIAATRFSWDLIKSQKVSDSEATEMLAKLPFNIRDPSEKVLKELHSWIEKSETLSPQVRKSCILAISTLVHRTFNNGLPNENNETLKNYLNFFYNRLIHEPTYEFQLIWLSAIHNIEVGKIYELLAPIIRGDLLLPEKPDFFRLLAIWASRKSFSTNRDQAYSLLWPLMTDCTISLKVRLAAYETLLYQATSVADIERIQFFMMNEKNKHFYHYHFTTMKSIVNLKSSCSSKLRTLVNTVWNTTQVRQSLSYGHSSFSIFDELDKNGDGYKIKAAQIHNEITNVPEIIYAQATMFEAQEVVSDWAVALNFGSKNDSFMSLKNNFLEIITGAVNEGSIVDLIHKFATSIESIENLYFDIIITYRGQIVMSNHYNQWSLSDLINDIVRLIPTHVTSSNTPILNHHNLYHVFYKNTFEKHLVSDLGFPIVLRDLSPAVYYLEVKNNLQTDNTAIKIQVDAKRSSTRVYSASIYNPILDTWHSVDQSSVANANISFQFDETLKPTIQFMRLIYSRYWNLKMTEANLLYYSKNIVSIEDYHTDTLKKVCSTCNAEEILIGKNPYHNYSNKFTNKGRQYEVTSFNCKDVSNETADHDWISTWTKNYDKMAVISAPIKDCGKLITVKPAIDINTAAELPKSIV; encoded by the exons ATGATTGTTGACCAATTTATCATCACAGCAG tcTTTTTAGTCTCTCTGGAAGTTGCGAATGGAGAAATTTTAT CATTATTTCCTGATGAGAATAAGACGATTGTTTTTGATTACTATGGCGATGTAAAGGCAGGATTATCGTCACCAGCATATGCCTCTCAATTCTCAATGAAAGGAAAATTTCACATCACTCGTTATGTCAGTGATATAAATCTTGAAAATGCTTACATTTTAACTCTTAAAAATGCCACTGCTGGTTTGCAAAATGGAAAAGCTGAGTATTTCGAACATACTAAGTTCTTCACGGCTCTTCAGGAAGCCGCTAAAATCATCGAAGAACCATTTCTTGTTATTTTCAAACAATCGGGAGAG CTCACAGGTGTCAAGTTTTCAGAGCACGAATCGGTTTGGtctaaaaacataaaatttgcatGGGCTTCAATGTTTCAACTGAATCTAAATAATCTTTCACTTGAATTACCAATAAAGACTTACGCTTACACAACTCGAGAG AAAACTTTACACGGAGAATGCTCAACCAGCTATGACATTAATGCCAAGTACCCAGGATTTAATGAGACTCAAACTTTGGTTGTTACCAAATTTGCATCACCAATGGATTGCGGCCAATTTAACACTAAAGTGTTTGACTATGTCGAAACCGAGATGTGTAGTGGACACAAAAAA gaaGTAATAGACATTTCTAGCCGAAAAGTCTAtgaaattgagaaaaaagGAGCAACTCTATCGTTACAGAAAGTTATCGCTCATGGAGGAATTCATTATGATCCTGACTCTATTAGAtctaatactttttttgttcTGAGCAA TGCTAGTTTTGTTTTGGAAAAAGTTGTACCGTCAACTGAGTTTCCATGGACCGCGGCCAATTTTGACAATGCAGCATTGATTACTGACTGGAGCTACCAAACACCAAAAACTCATTATGCACAAAATGCAGATTTCGATGTTACTAATGGCCGTCACGTAGTTAATCAAACAACTCTGATAAATGAAGTCAAACAACTCTTGAACGATGCCATTAATTATCTGGAAGAAAATCCAATTGAAGCCAAAGAACCCAACTGGCAACTAAGCAAAAGCGTCATCAGAATCCGCGAGCATTTGAGTTACGCCGAAATTTCATCATATGAAAAAATCTTTGCCGAAATCGAGAATCCTACGACTCATCATGAAAAAGttatcaa gAATTTGTTTGTGGGTATTGTATCTCAAGTAGGAACCATCGCAGCAACTCGCTTTTCTTGGGATCTTATAAAGAGTCAGAAAGTCAGTGATAGTGAGGCAACAGAAATGTTGGCAAAACTTCCATTCAACATTAGAGATCCATCTGAAAAAGTTTTGAAAGAATTACACTCTTGGATTGAAAAAAGTGAAACTCTCTCTCCACAAGTCCGTAAATCCTGCATCCTTGCTATTTCAACTTTAGTGCACAGAACATTCAACAATGGATTGCCGAATGAAAACAATGAAACACtcaagaattatttaaatttcttctaCAATCGTCTTATTC atGAGCCGACTTACGAATTTCAGCTCATTTGGCTTTCAGCCATTCATAACATTGAAGTAGGTAAAATATACGAACTTTTAGCTCCAATAATTCGTGGCGATTTATTACTACCAGAGAAACCCGATTTCTTCCGTTTATTGGCAATATGGGCCAGCAGGAAATCTTTTTCTACAAATCGTGATCAAGCTTATAGTCTTCTTTGGCCCTTAATGACTGACTGTACTATTTCTTTAAAAGTCCGACTTGCGGCTTATGAAACTCTCCTTTATCAAGCAACTTCAGTAGCTGACATAGAACGTATACAGTTTTTCATGATGAATGAAAAGAACAAGCATTTCTACCACTACCATTTTACAACTATGAAGAGtatcgtaaatttaaaatcctcGTGTTCTTCAAAATTACGAACCCTAGTAAATACAGTATGGAATACCACTCAAGTTCGACAATCATTATCTTATGGTCACTCATCTTTCTCTATCTTTGATGAACTAGATAAAAACGGTGATGGTTATAAGATCAAGGCTGCTCAGATTCACAATGAAATTACTAATGTCCCCGAAATTATTTACGCACAGGCAACTATGTTCGAAGCTCAAGAAGTAGTAAGTGACTGGGCT GTCGCTCTTAATTTTGGAAGCAAAAATGATTCGTTTATGAgtttgaaaaacaattttctgGAAATTATCACCGGAGCCGTTAATGAGGGTTCTATAGTTGACTTGATCCATAAATTCGCGACCTCTATTGAATCAATTGAAAACTTATActtcgatattattataacttaCAGAGGACAAATTGTCATGTCTAATCATTATAATCAGTGGTCGTTGTctgatttaattaatgatattgttAGATTAATTCCAACTCATGTTACTTCGTCAAATACTCCAATTTTAAATCACCACAATTTATACCATGTATTTTACAAAAACACGTTCGAAAAGCATTTGGTCAGTGATTTGGGATTTCCGATTGTATTGAGAGATCTTTCTCCTGCTGTTTACTATTTAgaggtgaaaaataatttacagacaGACAATACGGCAATAAAAATACAAGTTGATGCTAAGCGTTCGTCAACTCGCGTGTACTCTGCATCTATTTATAATCCAATCCTTGATACTTGGCACTCTGTTGACCAGTCATCAGTTGCCAATGCTAACATTTCTTTCCAATTCGACGAAACTTTGAAACCTACAATTCAATTCATGAGATTAATTTACTCAAGATACTGGAATCTAAAAATGACTGAAGCCAACCTGCTGTATTATAGTAAGAATATTGTTTCTATTGAAGATTATCATACtgatactttaaaaaaagtgtgtTCGACTTGTAATGCTGAAGAAATTTTGATTGGGAAAAATCCCTATCACAATTATTCAAACAAATTCACAAATAAAGGCAGACAGTATGAGGTAACATCATTTAATTGTAAAGATGTATCAAACGAGACGGCAGACCATGACTGGATTTCGACATGGACTAAAAACTACGATAAAATGGCCGTAATTTCAGCACCAATCAAAGATTGTGGTAAACTCATTACGGTTAAACCTGCGATTGATATCAATACTGCGGCAGAGCTGCCCAAATCAATTGTATAA